The following proteins come from a genomic window of Gordonia westfalica:
- a CDS encoding carbohydrate ABC transporter permease, whose product MNSSGKSKAWWSIANILVILYALIPLLWIISLSFKPASSVTDGKFWPSEFTLENYKSIFDTSAFTSALINSIGIGLITTLIAVALGTMAAYAVARLEFPGKKLLIGAALLIAMFPQISLVTPLFNIERRLGLFDTWPGLILPYITFALPLAIYTLSAFFREIPWELEKAAKMDGATPWQAFRKVIAPLAAPGVVTAAILVFIFAWNDLLLALSLTSTERAITAPVAIANFTGSSQFEEPTGSISAAAVVITIPIIIFVLFFQRRIVAGLTSGAVKG is encoded by the coding sequence GTGAATTCGAGCGGCAAATCCAAGGCGTGGTGGTCGATCGCCAACATCCTGGTGATCCTGTATGCACTCATTCCGCTGCTGTGGATCATCAGCCTGTCCTTCAAGCCGGCATCGAGCGTGACCGACGGCAAGTTCTGGCCGAGTGAGTTCACCCTCGAGAACTACAAGTCGATCTTCGACACCAGCGCCTTCACCTCGGCGTTGATCAACTCGATCGGCATCGGCCTGATCACGACGCTCATCGCGGTGGCCCTGGGCACGATGGCCGCCTACGCCGTTGCACGCCTGGAGTTCCCCGGCAAGAAGCTCCTCATCGGCGCGGCCCTGCTGATCGCGATGTTCCCGCAGATCTCGCTGGTGACACCGCTGTTCAACATCGAGCGACGGTTGGGACTCTTCGACACCTGGCCCGGCCTGATCCTGCCGTACATCACCTTCGCGCTGCCGCTGGCGATCTACACGCTGTCGGCGTTCTTCCGCGAGATCCCCTGGGAGCTCGAGAAGGCGGCCAAGATGGACGGCGCCACCCCGTGGCAGGCGTTCCGGAAGGTCATCGCACCGCTGGCGGCGCCGGGCGTGGTGACCGCGGCGATCCTGGTGTTCATCTTCGCCTGGAACGACCTGCTCCTCGCGCTGTCGCTGACCTCCACCGAACGAGCGATCACCGCACCGGTGGCCATCGCGAACTTCACCGGCAGCTCGCAGTTCGAGGAACCGACCGGTTCGATCTCGGCGGCCGCCGTCGTCATCACCATCCCCATCATCATCTTCGTGCTGTTCTTCCAACGTCGAATCGTGGCCGGTCTGACTTCCGGCGCCGTGAAGGGATAA
- a CDS encoding carbohydrate ABC transporter permease: MTDEQTPGDDSADESVFRPGRHALPDDAPAQTGPIPIVGDSPPVHSDKLWKAPPGGRHEASTSSGSGAPGSNPGFAAPAPSSAAATAVAERPRDDVAPTKRKRSEGKTAERRLAFWLVAPAALMMLLVTGYPIIYAVWLSLNKMSLSAPGEREFVWFANYATVLTDNYWWTAFGVTVGITVVSVLIELVLGMAIALVMHRTIFGRGTIRTVVLIPYGIVTVAAAFSWYYAWTPGTGYLANLLPDGSAPLTEQWPSLAIIVLAEVWKTTPFMALLLLAGLALVPDDLLKAAQVDGAGAWTRLWRIILPLMKPAILVALLFRTLDAFRVFDNIYVLTSGSNNTYSVSMLGYDNLFGAFNLGVGSAISILIFVCVAIIAFVFIKGFGTAAPGSDDEGR, from the coding sequence GTGACCGACGAACAGACACCCGGGGACGACTCCGCCGACGAGTCCGTGTTCCGTCCGGGCCGTCACGCGCTGCCCGACGACGCGCCGGCGCAGACCGGCCCGATCCCGATCGTGGGCGACAGCCCGCCGGTGCACTCCGACAAGCTGTGGAAGGCGCCGCCCGGAGGGCGGCACGAGGCCTCGACCTCGTCCGGTTCCGGCGCGCCCGGATCGAATCCCGGATTCGCCGCACCGGCACCGTCTTCGGCGGCCGCCACCGCCGTCGCCGAACGACCGCGCGACGATGTGGCGCCGACGAAGCGCAAGCGCAGCGAGGGCAAGACGGCCGAGCGGCGTCTCGCGTTCTGGCTCGTCGCGCCGGCCGCGCTGATGATGCTGCTGGTGACCGGGTATCCGATCATCTACGCGGTCTGGCTCTCGCTGAACAAGATGAGCCTGTCGGCTCCAGGCGAGCGTGAGTTCGTGTGGTTCGCCAACTACGCGACGGTGCTGACCGACAACTACTGGTGGACGGCGTTCGGTGTCACGGTGGGCATCACCGTGGTGTCGGTGCTCATCGAGCTCGTCCTCGGCATGGCCATCGCACTCGTCATGCACCGCACCATCTTCGGACGCGGCACGATCCGCACCGTGGTCCTGATCCCGTACGGCATCGTGACCGTGGCCGCGGCGTTCTCCTGGTACTACGCCTGGACCCCGGGCACCGGCTACCTGGCGAACCTGCTGCCCGACGGCAGCGCGCCGCTCACCGAGCAGTGGCCGTCGCTGGCGATCATCGTCCTGGCCGAGGTCTGGAAGACCACGCCGTTCATGGCGCTGCTGTTGCTGGCGGGTCTCGCGCTGGTGCCCGACGATCTGCTGAAGGCCGCCCAGGTCGACGGCGCGGGAGCGTGGACTCGCCTGTGGCGCATCATCCTTCCGCTGATGAAGCCCGCGATCCTCGTCGCCCTGCTGTTCCGTACGCTCGACGCGTTCCGCGTGTTCGACAACATCTACGTGCTCACCAGCGGGTCCAACAACACCTATTCGGTGTCGATGCTGGGCTATGACAACCTTTTCGGCGCATTCAATCTGGGTGTCGGATCGGCGATCTCGATCCTGATCTTCGTCTGCGTGGCGATCATCGCGTTCGTGTTCATCAAGGGGTTCGGCACCGCCGCACCGGGTTCCGACGACGAGGGGAGGTAA